The following proteins are co-located in the Paenibacillus sp. FSL H8-0079 genome:
- a CDS encoding GNAT family N-acetyltransferase, whose translation MMETERLMFRKYTKNDFDLLFEMTSEPNMMKFIRHGGPWTKEETMQSLEKFINWNKDDKGLLLSFNKENNKLIGTSGLIPQIIEGTDELEVGYWVVEQHWGMGYGYEQAKAWKEYGMDHLKQRRLISLIQHGNVGSMKVAQKNGMKHEKDVDIIGKNVAVYSIEVK comes from the coding sequence ATGATGGAGACAGAACGACTTATGTTTCGGAAATATACCAAAAATGATTTTGATTTACTTTTTGAGATGACAAGTGAGCCGAATATGATGAAGTTTATTAGACATGGAGGACCCTGGACGAAGGAAGAAACCATGCAAAGTCTGGAAAAGTTCATTAACTGGAATAAAGACGATAAGGGGCTGTTACTCTCATTCAATAAAGAGAATAACAAGCTAATTGGTACCTCTGGACTCATTCCTCAAATCATTGAAGGCACGGATGAGCTTGAAGTCGGTTACTGGGTTGTAGAGCAACACTGGGGAATGGGTTACGGATACGAACAAGCAAAAGCATGGAAAGAATACGGTATGGATCACTTGAAACAGAGACGATTAATATCGTTAATTCAACATGGCAATGTGGGCTCTATGAAAGTCGCGCAAAAGAATGGCATGAAACACGAGAAGGATGTAGACATAATCGGGAAAAATGTAGCAGTTTACTCAATTGAGGTGAAGTGA
- a CDS encoding alpha/beta hydrolase, producing the protein MRKKISKILKYSILSMILLVIVALIFPTWTPKIKGENSISMLEQVEINGAGHEVMIRGVDRSNPILIFVHGGPGCSEIPYVRKYQQELEQHFTVVHYDQRGSGKSYHFSEDYSNLTTDVLVDDLLALRNYVTEELGQEKVILIGHSFGTYIGMKAAAKAPDQFHTYIGIGQMSNTLQSELESLEYTLEQAKQAGNAEDVKKLELIRGLIEQGEELTPRILVQKYGGAARLINENRDYISGFLFNPEYNGLDIIRYYTGVLGSQEILLREALNQNLPDIVDHLEIPTYFVMGKYDYMTTANAARDYFDVLDAPIKDFIVFNESAHYPQFEEKEKFVQWLQELF; encoded by the coding sequence ATGCGCAAAAAAATAAGTAAGATACTCAAGTACAGCATATTGAGTATGATTTTATTGGTTATAGTAGCTCTGATATTTCCTACATGGACACCCAAAATTAAAGGTGAAAACAGCATCAGCATGTTAGAGCAGGTCGAAATTAACGGTGCAGGACATGAAGTCATGATCAGGGGTGTTGATCGGAGTAACCCTATCCTGATTTTTGTGCATGGTGGGCCTGGATGCTCTGAGATTCCTTATGTTAGGAAGTATCAACAGGAGCTTGAGCAACACTTCACTGTGGTCCATTACGATCAACGTGGGAGCGGCAAGTCATATCATTTTTCTGAAGATTACTCGAATCTGACAACAGATGTATTAGTAGATGATTTGTTAGCGTTAAGGAATTATGTAACTGAGGAGTTAGGTCAAGAGAAGGTTATATTAATCGGTCATTCATTTGGTACATATATCGGGATGAAAGCTGCGGCTAAAGCACCTGATCAGTTTCACACTTATATAGGCATTGGGCAGATGTCAAATACGCTTCAGAGTGAGCTAGAAAGCTTGGAGTACACGCTAGAACAAGCGAAACAAGCCGGTAATGCAGAGGACGTTAAAAAACTGGAGCTAATTCGAGGTTTGATCGAGCAGGGAGAGGAACTTACACCTAGAATTCTTGTGCAAAAGTACGGTGGTGCAGCTAGACTTATCAATGAGAATAGAGATTATATTTCAGGATTCCTTTTCAATCCCGAATATAATGGGCTGGATATCATTCGCTATTATACAGGGGTTCTGGGTTCACAAGAAATCTTACTGAGAGAAGCACTGAATCAAAATTTACCCGACATAGTTGATCATCTGGAGATTCCCACTTATTTTGTGATGGGTAAATATGATTATATGACCACTGCGAATGCAGCACGTGATTATTTTGATGTATTGGATGCACCAATCAAAGATTTCATTGTATTCAATGAGTCTGCGCATTACCCACAGTTTGAGGAGAAAGAAAAATTCGTACAGTGGTTACAAGAGTTATTCTAA
- a CDS encoding lysozyme inhibitor LprI family protein → MLRNPIDHDYEVEFNEAQNSNEIITTMGWGALESKYTEIWDKELNQIYKKLLSKLDEEPREALIESQKEWLQYHLKETKFVEKTFINSGYLGTRGSVSLGMVIRERIKERTMQLFEYRYLLDAEVEFLYQSKK, encoded by the coding sequence ATGCTTCGAAATCCTATAGATCATGATTATGAAGTGGAATTTAATGAGGCTCAAAATTCAAATGAGATTATTACAACAATGGGATGGGGGGCGTTGGAAAGCAAATATACCGAGATTTGGGATAAAGAGTTGAATCAAATATATAAAAAGCTTCTTTCTAAGTTGGATGAAGAACCAAGAGAAGCACTAATTGAATCGCAGAAAGAATGGTTACAGTATCACTTAAAGGAAACAAAATTTGTAGAGAAGACATTTATTAATAGTGGTTACCTTGGAACACGAGGATCGGTAAGCCTAGGCATGGTTATACGGGAGAGAATTAAGGAAAGAACAATGCAATTATTTGAATATCGATATTTGTTAGATGCTGAAGTTGAGTTTTTATACCAAAGTAAAAAATAG
- a CDS encoding GNAT family N-acetyltransferase — protein MTKFYVREAVQTDAQALVDLNYLFNGVRRNVDEVQQELIHTRETIVVAVLEEQVVGFACGQVVKSFCYKESIAEITEMYILESERRNGLALRMITLLENIFKNVGVKSVKILTGQKNMQAINTYEKAGYHREDHLVMDKKLENI, from the coding sequence ATGACAAAATTTTATGTTCGTGAGGCCGTTCAAACAGATGCGCAAGCTTTAGTAGACTTGAATTACCTATTCAATGGAGTTCGGCGAAATGTAGATGAGGTACAACAAGAACTAATACATACAAGAGAAACAATCGTAGTTGCTGTACTGGAAGAACAAGTGGTTGGATTTGCTTGTGGGCAAGTTGTTAAGTCGTTTTGTTACAAGGAGTCTATAGCTGAAATAACCGAAATGTACATTTTAGAATCTGAACGCAGGAACGGATTGGCTTTACGTATGATCACATTGTTGGAGAACATATTCAAAAACGTTGGTGTAAAAAGTGTCAAGATTCTTACAGGACAAAAGAATATGCAAGCGATCAACACATATGAAAAGGCAGGGTATCACAGGGAAGACCATTTAGTAATGGATAAGAAACTGGAAAATATATAA
- a CDS encoding AAA family ATPase, translating into MSTNLYIISGPAGVGKSTTSKLLVQTLEKSAYISGDAVSHFPVKGRGKPWLDKDTHDLTWKNIASIVKNLLDYGYDVVLDYVAFPEDVNGLLTELADYNVRIIYVVLMVDRQTIIRRDRLRAEEYQMKERSVILLDEFENNLDVKVDNKLYTNHFTEEELPEIVSEIINNEKYRLK; encoded by the coding sequence ATGAGTACTAACCTTTATATTATATCTGGTCCCGCTGGAGTAGGGAAATCTACAACTTCAAAGCTGCTGGTTCAGACTTTAGAAAAAAGTGCATACATTTCTGGAGATGCGGTTAGTCACTTTCCGGTTAAAGGGCGAGGTAAACCTTGGCTTGATAAGGATACACACGACTTAACTTGGAAAAACATAGCCAGTATAGTGAAAAATCTATTGGATTATGGATACGATGTAGTTTTGGACTATGTAGCTTTTCCGGAAGACGTTAATGGATTATTAACAGAATTAGCAGACTATAATGTGCGCATAATTTATGTTGTACTCATGGTTGATCGTCAAACCATTATTCGTAGAGATCGCTTGAGAGCAGAAGAGTATCAAATGAAAGAAAGAAGTGTAATTCTGCTTGATGAGTTTGAAAATAATCTGGATGTGAAAGTAGATAACAAGCTGTATACTAATCATTTCACAGAAGAAGAACTACCTGAAATAGTAAGTGAAATTATAAATAACGAGAAATATCGATTGAAATAA
- a CDS encoding GNAT family N-acetyltransferase codes for MITYRTLTLDDVNQLQEIDRSEHIDLIYEMRENELVELEQDHECSNWDAKLLEEIQKRYVYELEQGGMAYGAFAEDRLIGFGVLAHQYRGRERDKLQIDLMYVSQAYRRQGIGKRILNQLSEEAKKRGARYLYISSTETRSAVSFYRSQGSQIASEIDQELYDKEPKDIHMIKELGT; via the coding sequence ATGATAACGTATAGAACGTTGACCCTTGATGATGTGAACCAGTTGCAGGAAATAGATCGTTCGGAACATATTGATCTTATTTATGAAATGAGAGAGAACGAATTGGTTGAGCTAGAACAAGATCATGAGTGCTCAAACTGGGATGCAAAGCTGTTGGAGGAGATTCAAAAACGATATGTGTATGAACTAGAACAAGGCGGCATGGCGTATGGCGCTTTTGCTGAAGATCGATTAATTGGGTTCGGGGTGCTGGCACATCAATACAGAGGCAGAGAACGTGATAAATTACAAATTGACTTGATGTATGTTTCTCAGGCGTACAGAAGACAAGGTATTGGAAAACGTATTCTGAACCAGTTAAGTGAAGAGGCCAAAAAACGTGGAGCGCGGTATCTGTATATTTCCTCCACAGAGACGAGATCGGCGGTATCCTTTTACAGAAGCCAGGGCAGTCAGATTGCAAGTGAGATTGATCAAGAACTCTACGACAAAGAGCCTAAAGACATACACATGATAAAGGAGCTGGGCACATGA
- a CDS encoding phosphotransferase, giving the protein MRLSEHEEEFTGGNVNQVVRIGETVRRHAKPNPYVHELLLHLEKFGYTHSPRFLGIDEQGREVLSCLEGIVPCNDYPEIEEYMWSDESLIEVAKLLRSYHDATVGFTTTSESTNRYPGITEDEVVCHNDFAPYNMVYKGGRPQGIIDFDMAGPGPRMWDIAYALYTAVPLADFSPKMDGKGVVPYTSQAYGTVRKERIALFMTTYGLSVPADLKEWVISRIRFMCKTLTDRAAAGELAFIKMIEEGHLAHYEKELIFLEKHFDDWT; this is encoded by the coding sequence ATGAGATTGTCCGAACATGAGGAAGAATTTACGGGAGGTAATGTGAATCAGGTTGTCAGAATAGGCGAGACGGTTCGCCGGCATGCCAAACCAAATCCATATGTGCATGAACTGCTTTTACATCTCGAAAAATTTGGTTATACCCATTCTCCTCGATTTCTGGGAATAGATGAACAGGGGAGAGAAGTACTTTCTTGCCTTGAAGGCATCGTTCCATGCAATGACTACCCTGAGATCGAAGAGTATATGTGGTCAGACGAATCTTTGATCGAAGTTGCTAAACTGTTGAGAAGTTACCATGATGCGACCGTTGGATTTACAACAACATCAGAGTCAACGAACAGATATCCAGGCATAACAGAAGATGAAGTTGTATGTCATAACGATTTTGCGCCGTATAATATGGTGTACAAGGGTGGACGTCCTCAAGGGATTATTGATTTTGATATGGCAGGTCCGGGTCCGCGAATGTGGGATATCGCCTATGCCTTGTATACAGCCGTTCCCCTCGCAGATTTTTCACCAAAGATGGATGGAAAAGGTGTTGTACCTTACACTAGCCAGGCGTACGGAACTGTTCGAAAAGAACGTATTGCATTATTCATGACTACGTACGGGCTGAGTGTGCCAGCAGATTTGAAGGAATGGGTCATATCCCGTATCCGTTTTATGTGTAAAACACTGACTGATCGTGCGGCTGCCGGGGAACTCGCTTTTATAAAAATGATAGAAGAAGGTCATCTCGCACACTATGAGAAAGAGCTTATCTTTCTGGAAAAGCATTTTGATGACTGGACCTAA
- a CDS encoding GNAT family protein, with the protein MITFQYFEPEDFDQLIEWSGDEAFLLQWAGPQFHYPLSREQLSDYLDGANDKNTSNKFIYKVVDESAQEIVGHIALGGIDRYNRSGRIGKVILGKPHQGKGYGKQMIDEALRIGFEEEGLHRISLGVFDFNISALRCYEKAGFVQEGLIRDARRYEDTFWNLIEMSILEDEWKRINAT; encoded by the coding sequence ATGATTACATTCCAATACTTTGAACCGGAAGATTTTGATCAACTGATCGAATGGAGTGGGGATGAAGCATTTCTGCTCCAGTGGGCCGGCCCTCAGTTCCATTATCCACTGTCCAGGGAACAACTATCTGATTATTTGGATGGTGCGAATGATAAGAACACTTCGAATAAGTTCATATATAAAGTGGTGGATGAATCCGCTCAGGAGATTGTGGGCCATATTGCTCTTGGTGGTATCGATCGATATAATCGTTCAGGGCGCATTGGTAAGGTGATCCTTGGCAAGCCACACCAGGGTAAAGGATATGGGAAGCAAATGATCGATGAGGCACTACGAATTGGATTTGAAGAGGAAGGATTGCATCGGATTAGTTTAGGTGTTTTTGATTTTAATATCTCAGCTCTCCGATGTTATGAGAAAGCGGGCTTCGTGCAAGAAGGACTTATTCGCGATGCCAGAAGATATGAAGATACATTCTGGAATCTAATCGAGATGAGCATTTTAGAAGATGAATGGAAAAGAATAAACGCCACTTAA
- a CDS encoding N-acetyltransferase family protein: MTFEEVAELHLPEIRAIYNYYVLNTTISFHTEELDLDQIKTSVMNKDTRYKTYVILENNQMMGYVLITQYKSKQAYDICGEVTIYLKPDILGKGLGKQALSFIEKVAKEQGFHTLIATICMENTRSKSLFERNGYEQCALFKEIGYKFDRKLDIGSFQKIL; this comes from the coding sequence GTGACTTTTGAAGAGGTAGCCGAGCTACACCTTCCTGAAATTAGAGCTATTTATAACTACTATGTATTGAATACAACGATTTCGTTTCATACGGAGGAATTAGATCTTGATCAGATTAAAACCTCTGTGATGAACAAAGATACGCGTTATAAAACTTACGTAATCCTTGAAAACAATCAAATGATGGGCTATGTACTGATCACCCAATATAAGAGTAAACAGGCATATGATATTTGCGGAGAAGTCACCATATATCTAAAGCCCGACATTTTGGGAAAAGGCCTGGGGAAACAAGCATTAAGTTTTATTGAGAAGGTTGCAAAAGAACAAGGATTCCATACCTTAATTGCGACGATTTGCATGGAGAATACCAGAAGTAAATCATTATTCGAGAGAAATGGTTATGAACAATGTGCTCTATTTAAAGAGATCGGATATAAATTTGATAGAAAACTGGATATTGGAAGTTTCCAAAAGATCTTGTAA
- a CDS encoding glycoside hydrolase family 5 protein translates to MFKKWKKFGISSLALVLLATVAFTGWSTKASAADASQIVSEMGAGWNLGNQLEAAVNGTPNETAWGNPTVTPELIKKVKAAGFKSIRIPVSYLNNIGSAPNYTINAAWLNRIQQVVDYAYNEGLYVIINIHGDGYNSVQGGWLLVNGGNQTAIKEKYKKVWQQIATKFSNYNDRLIFESMNEVFDGNYGNPNSAYYANLNAYNQIFVDTVRQTGGNNNARWLLIPGWNTNIDFTVGNYGFALPTDNFRSSVIPSSQKRIMISAHYYSPWDFAGEENGNITQWGATATNPAKKSTWGQEDYLESQFKSMYDKFVTQGYPVVIGEFGSIDKTSYDSTNNVYRAAYAKAVTAKAKKYKMVPVYWDNGHNGQHGFALFNRSNNTVTQQNIINAIMQGIQ, encoded by the coding sequence ATGTTCAAAAAATGGAAGAAATTTGGCATCAGCAGCTTGGCGCTAGTATTACTGGCTACGGTGGCCTTTACAGGATGGAGCACTAAAGCATCAGCAGCGGACGCTTCGCAAATCGTGTCTGAGATGGGTGCAGGATGGAATCTGGGCAACCAGCTGGAAGCAGCGGTGAACGGTACACCGAATGAGACAGCTTGGGGCAATCCTACGGTGACTCCAGAGTTGATCAAAAAAGTGAAAGCTGCTGGCTTCAAGTCCATTCGTATTCCCGTTTCCTATTTGAACAACATTGGAAGCGCTCCCAACTATACAATCAATGCGGCATGGCTGAATCGAATTCAGCAAGTCGTAGATTATGCGTACAATGAAGGTCTGTATGTCATCATCAATATTCATGGCGATGGATACAATTCCGTACAAGGTGGATGGCTGCTCGTAAATGGTGGCAATCAGACTGCCATCAAGGAAAAGTATAAAAAGGTGTGGCAGCAGATTGCTACCAAGTTCAGCAACTACAATGACCGTCTGATTTTTGAATCCATGAACGAAGTATTCGATGGCAACTATGGCAATCCGAACTCGGCGTATTACGCCAACCTGAATGCCTACAATCAAATCTTTGTGGATACGGTTCGTCAGACTGGAGGAAACAACAATGCCAGATGGTTGCTGATTCCAGGCTGGAATACCAATATTGACTTCACCGTTGGTAATTATGGTTTTGCTCTTCCAACAGATAATTTCAGATCATCGGTAATTCCTAGTTCTCAGAAGAGAATCATGATCTCGGCGCACTATTACTCTCCGTGGGATTTCGCAGGTGAGGAAAACGGTAATATCACGCAGTGGGGTGCAACAGCAACGAATCCTGCCAAAAAGTCTACTTGGGGACAAGAAGATTATCTGGAATCCCAGTTCAAGTCCATGTACGATAAATTTGTGACTCAAGGCTATCCTGTGGTGATTGGTGAATTCGGTTCAATTGATAAAACGTCCTACGATTCAACCAACAATGTATATCGTGCGGCTTACGCCAAAGCAGTTACAGCAAAAGCCAAGAAATACAAAATGGTTCCTGTGTATTGGGACAACGGGCATAACGGTCAACATGGATTCGCTTTGTTTAACCGTTCAAACAATACCGTGACGCAGCAAAACATCATTAATGCGATCATGCAAGGCATTCAATAA
- a CDS encoding SMI1/KNR4 family protein: MDLVNKFLNGLRASLSTEELEELNTASGATQEDITTLRSKYPNCPESLIGLLENIDGTYWRKYGDKEITVCILGSDVGEGRYPYYLLSTQQMLESSKNEEDVSYLLEYEDEEDAVDSKINREGLLPEKYIHFSDCMNNGGTSRLYIDFNPTDEGVRGQIVRFLHDPDEYVVIANSFDEYLQGLVNSGFAFLNEEE, encoded by the coding sequence ATGGATTTGGTGAACAAATTTTTAAATGGATTGAGAGCATCATTATCAACAGAAGAACTTGAAGAACTAAATACAGCGAGCGGTGCTACACAAGAAGATATAACTACATTAAGATCAAAATATCCAAATTGTCCAGAATCACTCATCGGTTTACTTGAAAATATTGATGGTACATATTGGAGGAAGTACGGAGATAAAGAAATTACGGTTTGTATTCTAGGCTCAGATGTTGGAGAAGGTAGATATCCATATTACTTACTCTCTACCCAACAAATGCTCGAAAGTTCAAAAAATGAAGAAGACGTCTCTTATCTTTTAGAATACGAAGATGAAGAGGATGCCGTTGACTCTAAGATCAATCGTGAGGGGCTTCTTCCAGAAAAATACATTCACTTTTCAGACTGTATGAATAATGGTGGAACATCCAGACTTTATATTGATTTTAACCCTACTGATGAAGGTGTACGTGGTCAAATCGTTCGCTTTTTGCACGACCCTGACGAATACGTAGTGATTGCAAACAGCTTTGACGAGTATTTACAGGGGCTTGTTAACAGTGGTTTTGCTTTTCTAAACGAAGAAGAGTAA
- a CDS encoding GNAT family N-acetyltransferase: protein MNDEDELQIVFEDNDEDYKTVCNNLYNYNLKETKGLLTKPGRSINLFLRDKTGKAVGGIFCATYCETLYIDNFWIDEEHRKKGYGKSLIMQAERMASQLGCKLSHTSTFSYQSPEFYQNMGYNVFGVIDEYPDGIIQYFLKKRL from the coding sequence ATGAATGATGAGGATGAATTACAAATTGTATTTGAAGATAATGATGAAGATTATAAAACCGTTTGTAATAACTTATATAACTATAATCTTAAAGAAACCAAAGGCTTATTAACTAAACCCGGAAGAAGTATTAATTTATTTTTGAGAGATAAGACAGGTAAGGCAGTCGGTGGGATTTTCTGTGCTACATATTGCGAGACATTATATATTGATAACTTTTGGATAGATGAAGAACACAGAAAGAAAGGATACGGGAAATCTTTAATTATGCAAGCAGAACGCATGGCTTCTCAATTAGGATGCAAGCTTTCACACACAAGTACATTTTCTTATCAATCTCCGGAATTCTACCAGAATATGGGCTATAACGTGTTTGGAGTCATTGATGAGTATCCTGATGGAATCATTCAATATTTTTTGAAGAAAAGATTATAG
- a CDS encoding AAA family ATPase — protein MIIMINGAFGSGKTSAAEALQPLIANSMIYDPEEIGYMLRKLLPENCREERERTDDFQDIELWRILTVKTAKEVKQKYNKHLIIPMTIYKEENFHYIYNGLKEIDQDIHHFCLTAIEETIYHRLAKRGDEFGGWQYQQAPKCVEAFKDEQFQTHIATDYLETIEIIDIILNKALSR, from the coding sequence ATGATCATCATGATTAACGGAGCATTTGGTTCCGGAAAAACCTCGGCAGCAGAAGCACTTCAACCTTTAATTGCAAACAGTATGATCTATGATCCTGAAGAAATTGGTTATATGCTCAGAAAACTTCTCCCAGAGAATTGTAGAGAGGAGAGGGAACGGACGGATGATTTTCAAGATATCGAGCTATGGAGAATTCTAACCGTAAAGACGGCTAAAGAAGTAAAGCAGAAATACAACAAACACTTAATCATCCCCATGACCATCTATAAAGAGGAAAACTTTCATTACATCTATAACGGGTTAAAAGAGATCGATCAGGACATTCATCATTTTTGCCTAACGGCTATAGAAGAGACAATTTATCATCGTTTGGCTAAACGAGGAGATGAATTTGGAGGCTGGCAGTATCAACAAGCACCAAAGTGTGTTGAAGCTTTCAAGGATGAACAATTTCAAACTCACATTGCTACAGATTATCTGGAGACCATTGAAATCATAGATATCATATTGAATAAGGCCCTATCCAGATAA
- a CDS encoding GNAT family protein, whose amino-acid sequence MLKKRDLQECHSLYSLMMDPAVSPYVRYACQSYEEYLFLTKQLMAEEEQKTVISRTILNETGQPIGTIDLYHIEHQTGFLATWIGSPYFGNGYSQRAKSAFFVELFLEHDIETVFMKIRKQNIRSRKAVEKLPYVKLANDVYSDVYQFINAKEQLYDLYHVERSAFFENSMDLHHVVAT is encoded by the coding sequence ATGTTAAAAAAACGTGATTTGCAGGAATGCCATTCACTGTACAGCTTAATGATGGACCCCGCAGTTTCTCCTTACGTTCGTTATGCATGCCAATCGTATGAAGAATATCTATTCCTGACCAAACAATTGATGGCCGAAGAAGAACAAAAGACGGTGATTTCCCGCACGATTTTGAATGAAACTGGGCAGCCTATTGGTACCATTGATCTGTATCATATCGAGCATCAAACGGGTTTCTTAGCCACATGGATTGGATCACCGTATTTTGGGAATGGGTACAGCCAAAGAGCGAAATCAGCCTTTTTCGTTGAATTGTTTTTGGAACATGACATTGAAACGGTATTTATGAAGATTCGTAAGCAAAATATAAGGTCTAGAAAAGCGGTAGAAAAACTGCCATATGTGAAATTAGCTAATGATGTCTACTCCGATGTATATCAATTCATCAATGCCAAGGAGCAGCTCTATGATCTGTATCATGTAGAACGGTCAGCCTTTTTCGAAAATAGTATGGATCTGCACCATGTAGTAGCTACGTAA
- a CDS encoding DUF952 domain-containing protein, whose product MMMIVHVLLRKEWEDALINGVYRAASLEKEGFIHCSPMDKIVAVANYNYLGTKGLVLLCFDASKIKSKVVWEDLYNEGREYPHIYGELNLDAVVHTYDFEPNEEGRFSLPADLEKMQ is encoded by the coding sequence ATGATGATGATTGTACATGTACTCTTAAGAAAAGAATGGGAAGATGCGTTGATCAATGGGGTTTACAGAGCAGCCTCCTTAGAAAAGGAAGGTTTTATTCATTGCTCACCTATGGATAAGATTGTAGCTGTGGCTAATTATAATTACCTTGGGACAAAGGGGTTAGTATTACTTTGCTTTGATGCATCTAAAATAAAATCCAAAGTTGTATGGGAAGATCTGTATAATGAAGGCAGGGAATATCCTCATATTTACGGTGAGTTAAATCTAGACGCGGTAGTTCATACATATGATTTTGAGCCTAATGAAGAAGGGAGATTTTCGCTACCTGCTGATTTAGAGAAAATGCAGTGA
- a CDS encoding histidine phosphatase family protein — MKTNIYMVRHAESPYDEGSEITRGLTTKGKKDVEKATEILKVEGIDVIISSPYNRAILSVEGLAQYFELNIKTYEDLRERFFAEETIDNTELMSIIRDKFNDFDYSLPGGESNADCQNRSIAVIKNILKEHAGKKIAIGTHGLVMTLMMNYFDSSYGLDFLDQLKKPDIYKLRFENFELKDVIRLWNG, encoded by the coding sequence ATGAAGACGAACATCTATATGGTTAGGCATGCTGAATCACCATACGATGAAGGAAGCGAAATTACTAGAGGACTCACCACTAAGGGCAAGAAGGATGTTGAGAAAGCTACTGAAATACTTAAAGTAGAAGGAATAGATGTTATTATATCCAGCCCATATAACCGGGCAATCCTTAGTGTTGAGGGGTTGGCACAATACTTTGAATTAAATATCAAAACATATGAAGATCTAAGGGAAAGGTTTTTTGCTGAAGAAACTATTGATAACACTGAGTTAATGTCAATTATTAGAGATAAATTTAATGATTTTGATTATTCTTTACCAGGTGGGGAGTCTAATGCTGATTGTCAGAATAGATCGATAGCAGTGATTAAAAACATATTAAAAGAACACGCTGGGAAGAAAATAGCTATTGGAACACATGGACTTGTAATGACTTTGATGATGAATTATTTTGATTCAAGTTATGGTTTGGATTTTTTAGATCAATTAAAGAAGCCAGATATTTATAAATTACGTTTTGAAAATTTTGAATTAAAAGATGTAATAAGACTGTGGAATGGATAG
- a CDS encoding GNAT family protein, with amino-acid sequence MTPFPEIETKRLLLREIKQSDCQDIFHIFSSDEVTRFYDVESFTNIKQAKDLIQRWNERFENGQVIRWGIALKSDGRVIGTCGFHGWMKQHHKAVMGYELASEFWQQGYMTEVAQEIVEYGFKNLELNRIEAFVEPENAGSRKLLDKLGFREEGILKENYYWKNRFVDNVLYAFLKKDYKPNGCKLTD; translated from the coding sequence ATGACTCCATTTCCTGAAATAGAAACCAAAAGATTGCTGCTAAGAGAGATTAAACAGAGTGATTGCCAAGACATATTTCATATTTTTTCTTCAGATGAAGTTACAAGATTCTACGATGTAGAAAGTTTTACGAATATAAAACAAGCAAAAGATCTCATACAAAGATGGAATGAACGATTCGAAAATGGTCAGGTTATCCGCTGGGGAATTGCTTTGAAGTCGGACGGTAGAGTTATTGGAACATGCGGATTTCATGGTTGGATGAAACAACATCATAAAGCTGTGATGGGATATGAGTTAGCCTCGGAGTTTTGGCAGCAGGGTTATATGACCGAGGTCGCTCAGGAAATCGTTGAATATGGATTTAAGAATCTTGAATTAAACAGGATTGAAGCCTTTGTAGAGCCGGAGAACGCGGGATCAAGAAAGTTGCTTGATAAACTTGGCTTCAGAGAAGAAGGCATATTGAAAGAAAATTATTATTGGAAAAATCGATTTGTTGATAATGTCCTCTATGCATTTTTGAAGAAAGATTATAAGCCCAACGGGTGTAAGCTAACAGACTGA